In one window of Flavobacterium ginsengisoli DNA:
- the dapA gene encoding 4-hydroxy-tetrahydrodipicolinate synthase → MQSLIGTGVALVTPFKKDFSVDIEALQRIVNFSIDGGVEYLVVMGTTAENATLTADEKELVIKTVIDVNKGRLPLVLGVGGNNTMQIVEELKTRDFSAFEAILSVSPYYNKPTQEGIYQHFKAIAEASPVPVILYNVPGRTSSNMLPSTVVRLANDFKNVVAIKEAAGDMAQAMQIIKNAPKDFLVISGDDMLALPIVLAGGAGVISVIGQGFPKEFSEMIRLGLNKKAFDAFKTHYFLSDSIDMIFEQGNPAGIKQIFQALGIAENTVRLPLVSVDDSLATRLNDFVKNSIK, encoded by the coding sequence ATGCAATCATTGATAGGAACTGGTGTTGCACTTGTGACGCCATTTAAAAAAGATTTTTCAGTTGATATTGAAGCTTTACAGCGAATCGTAAACTTCTCTATAGATGGTGGAGTGGAATATCTTGTTGTGATGGGAACAACAGCAGAAAATGCGACCCTTACAGCAGATGAGAAAGAGTTGGTTATAAAGACTGTAATCGATGTAAACAAAGGAAGATTGCCTCTAGTTTTAGGAGTTGGAGGTAATAATACTATGCAGATTGTTGAGGAATTAAAAACAAGAGATTTTTCTGCTTTTGAAGCGATATTATCTGTTTCTCCATATTATAACAAACCAACTCAGGAAGGAATTTATCAGCATTTTAAAGCAATCGCTGAGGCTTCTCCGGTTCCTGTAATTCTATATAATGTTCCAGGAAGAACTTCAAGCAACATGCTTCCTTCTACAGTAGTGCGATTGGCTAACGATTTTAAAAATGTTGTAGCCATTAAAGAAGCTGCTGGAGATATGGCTCAGGCAATGCAAATTATTAAAAATGCACCAAAAGATTTCTTGGTAATTTCTGGAGATGATATGTTGGCATTGCCGATCGTTTTGGCAGGTGGAGCAGGAGTTATTTCTGTAATTGGACAAGGTTTTCCGAAAGAATTTTCGGAAATGATTCGTTTAGGATTAAATAAAAAAGCATTTGACGCGTTTAAAACACATTATTTTTTATCAGACAGTATCGATATGATTTTTGAGCAGGGAAATCCAGCCGGAATCAAACAAATCTTTCAAGCCCTTGGAATTGCTGAGAATACAGTTCGTCTTCCATTAGTTTCTGTTGATGATTCGTTAGCAACAAGACTAAATGACTTTGTAAAAAACAGCATTAAATAA
- a CDS encoding DUF6913 domain-containing protein translates to MFLNYIKEFFVKKSLNVNLNNEKSEVFIKNVQTIGLLIDESNFEYSEALIKELTLQGIASENIKVVAYKGKFKEKETYSFPTFGKKHINWKGEITEAFLNEFVNSKFDLLLSYYNVENNILMLITSKSKAKFKIGFSAVDQRLNRLMISTELGNYKLFVSELFRYLKNIK, encoded by the coding sequence ATGTTTTTGAATTATATAAAGGAGTTTTTTGTAAAAAAATCATTAAATGTTAATTTAAATAATGAAAAAAGCGAAGTATTTATTAAAAACGTTCAAACGATTGGTTTATTGATAGATGAGAGCAATTTTGAATATTCAGAAGCACTAATAAAGGAGTTAACGCTTCAGGGAATCGCTTCAGAGAATATAAAAGTTGTTGCGTACAAAGGAAAATTTAAGGAAAAAGAGACCTATTCTTTCCCAACTTTTGGTAAAAAACATATCAATTGGAAAGGAGAAATAACGGAAGCTTTTTTAAATGAGTTTGTGAATTCAAAATTTGATCTTTTGCTGAGTTATTACAATGTCGAAAACAATATTTTGATGTTAATTACGAGCAAGTCAAAAGCTAAATTCAAAATTGGATTTTCTGCTGTAGATCAAAGATTAAACCGCTTGATGATTAGTACAGAATTAGGAAACTATAAACTTTTCGTTTCAGAATTGTTTAGGTATTTAAAAAATATAAAATAA
- a CDS encoding 5'-nucleotidase C-terminal domain-containing protein, giving the protein MVKLKKYNGFLKLFVIFLTLFLISSCSKNNYNLTKIEGKQVPVTENAGETSEIENFIKPYRDHINQDLDNVLAYCPETLDKSTGKWQTGIGSLMADVCVQRGNIVFNAREKKDIDLCLLNHGGIRAILPKGNVTTRSAFEIMPFENSLVVMALKGEQILEIAAYIIKEKKPQPLSGMTFTITKDNKAKNIMIQGKPLDLNKTYYVATNDYLANGGDSMTFFAKSTQKFDLNYKLRDVLIDYFKEVDTVVAPKNIRITEE; this is encoded by the coding sequence ATGGTAAAACTAAAAAAGTATAACGGATTTTTAAAACTTTTTGTTATATTCTTAACACTTTTTTTAATCTCTTCATGTAGTAAGAATAACTACAATTTAACAAAAATTGAAGGGAAACAGGTTCCAGTTACTGAAAACGCTGGAGAAACTTCTGAAATTGAAAACTTCATTAAACCTTATCGCGATCATATCAATCAGGATTTGGATAATGTTTTGGCTTATTGCCCAGAAACACTTGACAAAAGCACAGGGAAATGGCAAACTGGCATTGGGAGCTTGATGGCAGATGTTTGTGTACAAAGAGGAAACATTGTTTTTAATGCTAGAGAAAAGAAAGATATTGACCTATGTCTTTTAAATCATGGTGGTATTCGCGCTATTCTTCCAAAAGGAAATGTTACAACAAGATCGGCTTTCGAAATTATGCCTTTTGAGAACAGCTTGGTTGTTATGGCTTTAAAAGGTGAACAAATATTAGAAATCGCGGCTTATATTATTAAGGAGAAAAAACCTCAACCATTGTCTGGAATGACTTTTACAATTACAAAAGACAACAAGGCAAAAAACATCATGATACAAGGTAAACCATTAGACCTAAACAAGACGTATTATGTTGCTACAAATGACTATTTGGCAAATGGAGGAGACAGCATGACTTTCTTTGCAAAAAGCACTCAAAAGTTTGACTTAAATTACAAACTTAGAGATGTACTAATTGATTATTTTAAAGAAGTAGACACGGTTGTTGCTCCAAAAAATATCAGAATTACAGAAGAATAA
- a CDS encoding bifunctional metallophosphatase/5'-nucleotidase produces the protein MKRREFIEKTATSTALLSLGLSLSSFESNDIKHLTILHTNDVHSHIDPFPADDPRNPNKGGVSRRAALIETIRRENPNVLLLDAGDIFQGTPYFNYYGGELEFKLMSMMKYDASTIGNHDFDNGLDGLYAQLPHATFDFINSNYDFKNTVMDGHVKPYKIFNKNGIKIGVFGVGIELQGLVDKKLYLETVYNNPVEVAQDMTKLLKKEQKCDLVICLSHLGYKYKDDPTKISDLTFAEQTQDIDLIIGGHTHTFLEKPTIVKNKDGKDVLVNQVGCYGINLGRIDFYFDKNKAHTNQSATIVV, from the coding sequence ATGAAAAGAAGAGAGTTTATCGAAAAAACAGCGACAAGTACTGCCCTATTGAGTTTAGGATTGTCTTTGAGCAGTTTTGAAAGTAACGATATTAAACATTTAACAATTCTACATACTAATGATGTGCATAGTCACATTGACCCTTTTCCTGCTGATGATCCGCGTAATCCTAACAAAGGCGGGGTGTCTCGTCGTGCGGCATTGATTGAAACGATTCGAAGAGAAAATCCGAATGTACTCTTATTGGATGCTGGAGATATTTTTCAGGGAACTCCATATTTTAATTATTATGGAGGTGAGTTGGAGTTCAAATTAATGAGTATGATGAAATATGATGCTTCTACAATTGGAAACCACGATTTTGATAATGGTCTTGACGGATTATATGCTCAGCTTCCGCATGCAACGTTCGACTTTATCAACTCTAACTACGATTTTAAAAATACGGTTATGGACGGACATGTAAAACCGTACAAAATCTTTAACAAAAACGGAATTAAAATTGGTGTTTTTGGTGTTGGAATCGAATTGCAAGGTTTAGTAGACAAAAAGTTATACTTGGAAACAGTTTACAACAACCCAGTAGAAGTTGCTCAAGATATGACAAAGCTTTTGAAAAAGGAGCAAAAATGTGATTTGGTAATTTGTCTTTCGCATTTAGGTTATAAATACAAAGATGATCCAACAAAAATTAGTGATTTGACATTTGCTGAACAAACACAAGATATTGACTTAATTATTGGAGGACATACTCATACTTTCTTAGAGAAACCTACAATTGTAAAAAATAAGGATGGAAAAGATGTTTTGGTAAATCAAGTTGGATGCTACGGAATTAATTTAGGTCGTATCGATTTCTATTTTGACAAAAACAAAGCACATACCAACCAAAGTGCAACTATTGTTGTATAG
- a CDS encoding lysoplasmalogenase family protein: protein MKPNKPSLILFFFGLLCTIIFDWTEQDFFATYAKAIVLPAIFIYYLISSEFKIGKIESLIFFFCFVGQVYDLMDVESSEIGGVLSFLIVYILIVVIFIREHERIKLTRRDILPISIVVVFIVYLLISVLSLQLDSMRKFIMIYTVYGIVLSLLSYFCFVSYITKGTHIALLMSLMAISYIFSDIFYIFNEYFSYSVVLVLIRDTTQILAYFFMVEYFLEKARIQRKTIQQ, encoded by the coding sequence ATGAAGCCTAATAAACCGTCATTAATTTTGTTCTTTTTTGGCTTGTTGTGTACAATCATTTTTGATTGGACAGAACAAGACTTTTTTGCAACATATGCAAAAGCGATTGTTCTCCCTGCTATTTTTATCTATTATTTAATTAGCAGTGAGTTCAAAATCGGAAAAATAGAAAGTTTAATTTTCTTCTTTTGTTTTGTTGGACAAGTTTATGATTTAATGGATGTTGAAAGTTCCGAAATTGGAGGTGTTCTCAGCTTTTTAATTGTTTACATTTTAATCGTCGTAATATTTATTCGGGAACACGAACGAATAAAGTTAACCAGAAGAGATATTCTACCCATTTCTATTGTAGTTGTTTTTATCGTTTATTTATTAATCTCTGTTTTGAGCCTGCAGCTCGACAGCATGAGAAAATTTATAATGATATACACCGTATACGGAATCGTTCTGAGTTTACTAAGCTATTTCTGCTTTGTTAGTTATATTACCAAAGGAACACACATAGCATTGCTAATGTCCCTTATGGCAATAAGCTACATTTTTTCCGATATCTTTTATATTTTTAATGAATATTTCTCGTATTCGGTTGTCTTAGTTTTAATACGAGATACAACTCAAATTCTAGCTTATTTCTTTATGGTAGAATACTTTTTAGAAAAAGCTAGAATTCAAAGAAAGACTATACAACAATAG
- the ligA gene encoding NAD-dependent DNA ligase LigA, which translates to MSIQETIQTLRNELNQHNYNYYVLDNATISDYDFDIKLKELQDLENKHPEFFDENSPTQRVGGTVTKNFKTITHQYRMYSLDNSYSKEDLLDWENRIQKVLGNVNLQYTCELKYDGASISITYENGKLVQALTRGDGFQGDEVTSNIKTIKSVPLHLKGNYPDKFDIRGEIILPFAGFEKMNQELIEIGETPYSNPRNTASGSLKLQDSAEVAKRPLECLLYFVIGNNLPFKTQYEGLESARSWGFKVPKEAKLVNSMHEVFDFIDYWDVHRHNLPYETDGVVVKVNSIQHQEELGYTAKSPRWAIAYKFKSEQVSTKLKSISYQVGRTGAITPVANLEPVQLAGTIVKRASLHNADQIEKLDIRINDTVFVEKGGEIIPKIIAVDLEKRPEDSEKTHYITHCPECQTELVRNEGEANHYCPNFYGCPPQIIGRIQHYISRKAMDIEGLGGETVALLFKNNLVHNYADLYELKVEDILHLERMAQKSAENLVNGVQKSKEIPFESVLFALGIRFVGETVAKKLAKHYKNIDALAQASLMDLILVDEIGERIAKSVIEFFENEENRKIIERLKSYGIQFEIEEKINPNATDKFVGKTFVVSGVFSQFSRDELKKTIEDNGGKVGSSISAKTDFVVAGDNMGPAKLEKATKLNITILSEEDFINKLNEA; encoded by the coding sequence ATGAGCATTCAAGAGACCATTCAAACATTACGAAATGAACTTAATCAGCACAACTATAATTATTATGTGTTAGACAATGCTACAATTTCAGATTATGATTTTGACATTAAATTGAAAGAACTTCAAGATTTAGAGAATAAACATCCAGAGTTTTTTGACGAAAATTCACCAACACAAAGAGTGGGAGGAACCGTTACTAAAAATTTCAAAACAATCACTCACCAATACAGAATGTATTCTTTGGATAATTCTTATTCTAAAGAAGATCTTTTAGATTGGGAAAACCGCATTCAAAAAGTTTTAGGAAACGTAAACTTGCAATACACTTGCGAATTAAAATACGATGGAGCCTCAATAAGCATTACGTACGAAAACGGAAAACTAGTTCAAGCCCTAACACGCGGGGACGGTTTTCAAGGTGATGAAGTAACAAGTAATATCAAAACTATAAAATCAGTTCCGTTGCATTTAAAAGGAAACTATCCTGATAAATTTGATATTCGTGGAGAAATTATTCTTCCATTTGCTGGTTTTGAGAAAATGAACCAAGAATTAATAGAAATTGGAGAAACTCCATATTCAAATCCAAGAAATACAGCTTCGGGAAGTTTAAAGTTGCAAGATAGCGCTGAGGTTGCCAAACGTCCGCTAGAATGCTTGCTTTATTTTGTAATAGGAAACAATCTTCCATTCAAAACTCAATATGAAGGATTAGAATCTGCTAGAAGCTGGGGATTCAAAGTTCCTAAAGAAGCAAAATTAGTCAACAGCATGCACGAAGTTTTTGATTTTATTGATTATTGGGATGTGCACCGTCATAATTTGCCTTATGAAACTGATGGCGTTGTTGTAAAAGTTAACAGTATTCAGCATCAGGAAGAATTAGGTTATACAGCAAAATCGCCACGTTGGGCAATTGCATACAAATTTAAATCAGAACAAGTTTCAACCAAATTAAAATCAATTTCATACCAAGTTGGAAGAACCGGAGCAATAACGCCTGTTGCCAATTTAGAACCTGTTCAGTTAGCTGGAACAATTGTAAAAAGAGCTTCTCTTCATAATGCCGATCAAATTGAAAAATTAGACATTAGAATAAATGACACCGTTTTTGTTGAAAAAGGAGGAGAAATTATTCCAAAAATCATTGCAGTAGATTTAGAGAAACGACCAGAAGATTCAGAAAAGACACATTATATTACACATTGCCCAGAATGTCAAACCGAATTGGTTAGAAACGAAGGAGAAGCGAATCATTATTGTCCTAATTTTTATGGTTGTCCCCCTCAGATTATTGGAAGAATTCAACATTATATTTCAAGAAAAGCAATGGATATTGAAGGACTTGGAGGAGAAACAGTGGCGCTGCTTTTCAAAAATAATTTAGTTCATAATTATGCCGATTTGTATGAATTAAAAGTAGAAGATATTCTGCATTTAGAAAGAATGGCTCAAAAATCAGCTGAGAACCTGGTAAATGGAGTTCAGAAATCAAAAGAAATTCCGTTCGAAAGCGTATTATTTGCATTAGGAATTCGTTTTGTTGGAGAAACAGTTGCCAAAAAACTGGCAAAACATTATAAAAATATAGATGCTTTGGCTCAAGCTTCTTTAATGGATTTAATTTTGGTTGATGAGATTGGAGAAAGAATTGCTAAAAGTGTTATTGAATTTTTTGAAAACGAGGAGAATAGAAAAATTATTGAACGTTTAAAAAGTTATGGAATTCAATTTGAAATTGAAGAAAAAATAAACCCAAATGCTACTGATAAATTTGTTGGAAAAACTTTTGTAGTTTCTGGTGTCTTTAGTCAATTTTCTAGAGACGAATTAAAGAAAACTATTGAAGATAACGGAGGAAAAGTAGGAAGCTCAATTTCTGCAAAAACAGATTTTGTAGTGGCGGGAGATAATATGGGACCAGCAAAATTGGAGAAAGCAACAAAGTTGAACATTACCATATTATCAGAAGAAGATTTTATAAACAAATTAAATGAAGCCTAA
- a CDS encoding OmpA family protein codes for MSSPQNLGANINTIGNEVFPFFQNGVLYFSSDGHYGWGDLDVYESKLLPDGTFSTPKNLGAPINSNKDDFSFIIDKTDSYGYFSSNREGGKGDDDIYSFVKGKPVCNQSISGMAIDHKTKKPLTDVTIMAYNSFSEILGETKTNFDGKYAIEVPCNKVVKMIAAKPNYSSDDKTVETTSENGGEIKDVNFELSNYDDLVVKKQGVEKVDVNPIYFDYNKYNITPKAVEELSKVVFVMQKFPNIRIKIESHTDSRGKDAYNLKLSDNRAKSTRDYILSQGIDASRIESAIGYGETRLVNRCKNGVKCSEEEHVQNRRSDFIIIQK; via the coding sequence ATGAGCTCGCCTCAGAATCTAGGAGCAAATATTAACACCATTGGTAATGAGGTTTTTCCATTCTTCCAAAACGGAGTCTTATATTTTTCTTCTGATGGACATTATGGATGGGGAGATTTGGATGTTTACGAAAGTAAACTTCTGCCAGATGGAACTTTTTCTACACCAAAAAACCTTGGAGCACCTATAAATAGTAATAAAGACGACTTTTCTTTTATAATTGATAAGACAGATTCTTACGGCTATTTTTCTTCAAATAGAGAGGGAGGAAAAGGTGATGATGACATTTATTCTTTTGTAAAAGGAAAACCTGTTTGCAATCAAAGTATTTCTGGAATGGCTATAGATCACAAAACGAAAAAGCCTTTAACAGATGTTACAATAATGGCTTACAATTCTTTTAGCGAAATTTTAGGTGAAACCAAAACAAATTTTGACGGAAAATATGCTATCGAAGTGCCTTGCAACAAAGTTGTCAAAATGATTGCGGCAAAACCAAATTACAGCAGTGACGATAAAACTGTAGAAACCACTTCAGAAAATGGTGGCGAAATAAAAGATGTAAATTTTGAATTGAGCAATTATGATGATTTGGTTGTTAAAAAACAAGGAGTTGAAAAAGTCGATGTAAATCCAATTTATTTTGATTATAACAAGTACAATATCACTCCAAAAGCAGTTGAAGAATTGTCTAAAGTTGTCTTTGTCATGCAGAAATTTCCAAACATTAGAATCAAAATTGAATCTCATACAGATTCACGCGGAAAAGATGCGTATAATTTAAAACTTTCAGACAATAGAGCAAAATCAACTCGTGATTATATTCTTTCGCAAGGTATAGATGCCTCTAGAATCGAAAGCGCAATTGGGTATGGAGAAACTCGATTAGTCAATAGATGTAAAAATGGTGTAAAATGTTCTGAAGAAGAGCATGTGCAAAATAGACGTTCAGATTTTATCATTATTCAAAAATAA
- a CDS encoding PorP/SprF family type IX secretion system membrane protein, which yields MKLYIKSLETYLILICSFITVCASAQQDPEYTQYMYNTMAVNPAYAGSTGTIEATLLYRSQWVGMPGAPETQSFSIHSPLRNEKLGLGLSVVNDKIGPSNELYLDGNFSYSIPLGYEKRLAFGIKAGTRVLNIDWSKGRYYDDDDVLLNQNINNQMKLAVGAGVYYYTQKWYVGFSIPSFIQNDYYDDVKESIDYDRLHYYLMGGYVFDLNPNLKFKPAFLVKAVSGAPLTADISANFMIQEKFVIGGAYRTDDSISILAGFQISPSFYLGYAFDYTVSQLNKYNDGSHEFILRYQFVKNQSKIKSPRFF from the coding sequence ATGAAACTATATATAAAATCATTAGAAACGTATTTAATTTTAATATGTTCTTTTATCACGGTTTGTGCTTCGGCACAACAAGATCCCGAATATACCCAGTATATGTATAATACTATGGCGGTAAACCCAGCTTATGCTGGGTCTACCGGAACCATAGAAGCGACTCTTTTATATCGTTCTCAATGGGTAGGAATGCCAGGTGCGCCAGAAACACAATCTTTCTCGATTCATTCTCCTCTTAGAAATGAAAAATTAGGATTAGGTTTGAGTGTTGTTAATGATAAAATTGGACCTTCCAACGAATTGTATCTTGATGGAAATTTCTCTTATTCAATCCCTCTTGGGTATGAAAAAAGATTGGCTTTTGGTATAAAAGCCGGTACGAGAGTGTTAAACATCGATTGGTCCAAAGGAAGATACTATGATGATGACGACGTTTTGTTAAATCAGAACATTAACAATCAGATGAAATTAGCAGTAGGGGCAGGTGTTTACTATTACACACAAAAATGGTATGTTGGATTCTCTATTCCAAGTTTTATTCAGAATGATTACTATGACGATGTAAAAGAATCTATAGATTATGATCGTTTGCACTACTATTTAATGGGAGGTTATGTTTTTGATTTGAATCCAAATTTGAAATTTAAACCAGCATTTTTAGTTAAAGCAGTCAGCGGAGCACCACTTACCGCAGATATATCAGCAAATTTCATGATTCAGGAAAAGTTTGTTATAGGAGGAGCATATCGAACAGATGATTCGATAAGCATATTGGCAGGTTTTCAAATATCACCAAGTTTCTATCTTGGATATGCTTTTGATTATACTGTAAGCCAATTGAACAAATACAATGATGGTTCGCATGAATTCATCTTGCGTTATCAATTTGTGAAAAACCAAAGCAAAATTAAATCTCCTCGATTCTTCTAA
- a CDS encoding gliding motility-associated C-terminal domain-containing protein, with protein MTAGTQNFCTVNAPTFASVLFNEANIVWYTAATGGTLIAPTTALTSGTYYAAIKDAATNCESATRLPVAVNVTDPATPTTNAVAQTFCTGTNPTVANIQVNESNVVWYATQTGGTAFASTDALTTRTYFGAIKDPTTGCESSVRLQVAITVGNTLNPTTNNTAQTFCSVNGPTVESIQVNESNVTWFTAATGGTAIPAGTLLASGIYYGNIVDPSGCESSTRLQVTVTVNNPSSTPTTNDTTQNFCTLNSPTVANIQVNEANVVWYSTATDGTAIPPTTALATGTYYGAVSSANGCENPVRLAVIVNVNSPSVITTPRTTQTFCLSAIPTLANIFVNEANVVWYASATGGTPLANTTQLTATTYYAGALANTFNGCDNGPRLGVTIAFENDAAVQITSTDDTPCVFKGVTYSIANGKSNYVWTINGGTIVSGGGTNDGSVTVSWSDIGPGTVTVAYVNNCDERTIKTLNVTVASCSDLTITHTVDNPTPNFGDQVTFTITVNNVGEGDFINTIVSDLLPSGLQLVSSSATAGTYDPATQVWTIPSLNAGQSVVLTVVAEVLPSGNYTSVATIEISTPLDVDTTNNSASVTLVPICLTVYNEFTPNNDGKNDLFRIDCIESHPNNELKVFNRYGALVYSKTHYENDWDGTANVSGVVNRGDMLPTGTYFYVITIGDGTVKKGWLSIMR; from the coding sequence GTGACTGCGGGAACACAAAACTTCTGTACAGTTAACGCGCCAACTTTTGCAAGCGTTCTGTTTAATGAAGCTAATATTGTATGGTATACAGCTGCAACAGGTGGAACACTAATAGCTCCGACAACAGCTTTAACCAGCGGAACATATTATGCGGCAATTAAAGACGCGGCTACAAACTGCGAAAGTGCTACAAGACTTCCAGTTGCAGTCAATGTTACCGATCCTGCAACGCCAACGACAAATGCTGTAGCGCAGACTTTCTGTACAGGAACAAATCCAACAGTTGCCAATATTCAAGTGAATGAAAGCAATGTAGTTTGGTATGCTACACAAACTGGAGGAACGGCTTTTGCTTCAACAGATGCATTAACTACAAGAACTTATTTTGGAGCAATAAAAGATCCAACAACAGGATGTGAAAGCAGTGTAAGATTACAAGTAGCTATAACAGTTGGTAATACATTAAATCCAACAACAAATAATACAGCACAAACTTTCTGTTCTGTAAATGGGCCAACTGTTGAAAGTATACAAGTTAACGAAAGCAATGTAACATGGTTTACTGCTGCAACAGGAGGAACGGCAATACCAGCAGGCACATTACTTGCTTCTGGAATTTATTACGGAAATATTGTTGATCCGTCTGGTTGTGAAAGCTCAACTCGTTTACAAGTAACGGTTACTGTAAATAATCCTAGTTCAACGCCAACTACAAATGATACAACTCAAAACTTCTGTACATTAAATTCGCCAACAGTTGCAAATATCCAAGTTAACGAAGCAAATGTTGTGTGGTATAGTACAGCGACAGACGGAACAGCAATTCCACCAACAACAGCTTTAGCAACAGGTACTTACTATGGTGCAGTTTCAAGCGCTAATGGTTGTGAGAATCCTGTAAGATTAGCAGTAATTGTAAATGTGAATTCTCCAAGTGTAATAACAACACCAAGAACAACGCAAACCTTCTGTTTATCTGCTATACCAACTTTAGCGAATATTTTTGTAAATGAAGCAAATGTAGTTTGGTATGCGTCTGCGACAGGAGGAACACCATTAGCAAATACTACTCAGCTTACTGCGACAACTTATTATGCGGGAGCATTAGCTAACACGTTTAATGGCTGTGATAACGGACCGAGATTAGGTGTTACAATTGCATTCGAAAACGATGCTGCAGTTCAGATCACATCTACAGATGATACTCCATGTGTTTTCAAAGGTGTAACTTATTCAATTGCAAATGGTAAGTCTAATTACGTATGGACGATTAACGGTGGTACAATTGTTTCAGGCGGAGGTACAAACGACGGATCTGTAACAGTTTCTTGGTCAGATATTGGTCCTGGAACAGTAACGGTAGCTTATGTTAATAATTGTGACGAAAGAACAATTAAGACTTTAAATGTTACTGTTGCTAGTTGTTCAGATTTAACAATTACTCACACTGTAGATAATCCAACTCCGAATTTTGGAGATCAGGTAACATTTACAATAACGGTAAATAATGTGGGCGAAGGCGATTTTATAAATACGATCGTTAGTGATTTACTTCCAAGTGGTCTGCAATTAGTAAGTTCATCTGCAACAGCAGGAACATACGATCCAGCAACACAGGTTTGGACAATTCCATCATTAAATGCTGGACAAAGTGTAGTACTAACAGTGGTTGCAGAAGTGTTACCAAGCGGAAACTACACAAGTGTCGCAACCATCGAAATTTCGACTCCTTTAGATGTTGATACAACAAACAACTCAGCTTCAGTAACATTAGTGCCAATTTGTTTGACAGTTTACAATGAGTTTACTCCGAATAATGATGGTAAAAATGATTTGTTCAGAATTGATTGTATCGAGTCTCATCCAAACAACGAACTTAAAGTGTTTAATAGATATGGAGCGTTAGTGTATAGTAAAACACACTATGAGAATGATTGGGATGGTACAGCAAATGTATCCGGAGTTGTTAATAGAGGAGATATGTTGCCAACAGGTACTTATTTTTATGTGATAACCATTGGAGATGGAACGGTTAAAAAAGGCTGGTTATCTATTATGAGATAA
- a CDS encoding immunoglobulin domain-containing protein: MLAIKDLITNCESATRLPVAVNVTDPATPTTTQSTQNFCLSAAPTVANIQVNESNVVWYDAATAGNLFASTDALVSRIYYGAVKDPVTGCESSVRLAVTVIVNDPGTPTLVTAGTQNFCKEDLPTFASIQTNQTNIVWYTALTGGTAIAPTAVLTTGQYFRRDFRSYNRLRKRRKINC; the protein is encoded by the coding sequence ATGCTTGCAATTAAAGATCTTATAACAAATTGCGAAAGCGCTACAAGACTTCCAGTTGCAGTCAATGTTACAGATCCTGCAACTCCAACAACTACACAAAGCACTCAGAATTTCTGTCTGTCTGCTGCACCAACAGTTGCCAATATCCAAGTGAATGAAAGCAACGTGGTTTGGTACGATGCGGCTACGGCAGGAAACCTTTTTGCATCAACAGATGCATTGGTAAGCAGAATCTACTATGGAGCAGTAAAAGATCCTGTTACAGGATGCGAAAGTTCGGTAAGATTGGCAGTTACAGTAATTGTAAATGATCCGGGAACTCCTACTTTAGTTACAGCGGGAACGCAAAACTTCTGTAAGGAAGACCTGCCAACATTTGCAAGCATTCAGACTAATCAAACAAATATTGTCTGGTATACAGCTCTAACAGGCGGAACAGCAATTGCTCCGACAGCAGTTTTAACGACAGGCCAGTATTTTCGTCGCGATTTCAGATCCTACAACAGGCTGCGAAAGCGCCGCAAGATTAACTGTTAA